From a single Dromaius novaehollandiae isolate bDroNov1 chromosome 13, bDroNov1.hap1, whole genome shotgun sequence genomic region:
- the NRN1L gene encoding neuritin-like protein, whose translation MGCGCWRLLGVVCPLLLHLVMTQEPRSMAGKCDTIYKGFAGCLISLGDSMVQSVQQQQESGQEVQELDTICKSWDDFHACASGVLSSCPEEAAAIWESLREQSRKIQFQGNLHELCSTRARLASARGSPAAETNQETLRGSATPLPLSLLPLLALPLLAPWV comes from the exons ATGGGCTGCGGCTGCTGGCGGCTGCTGGGCGTCGTGTGCCCGCTGCTCCTGCACCTCG TCATGACCCAGGAGCCCAGGAGCATGGCAGGGAAGTGCGACACCATCTACAAGGGCTTCGCCGGCTGCCTCATCAGCCTGGGGGACAGCATGGTGCAGAgcgtccagcagcagcaggagagcgGCCAGGAGGTGCAGGAGCTGGACACCATCTGCAA GTCCTGGGATGACTTTCATGCCTGTGCCAGTGGGGTCCTGTCGAGCTGCCCTGAGGAAGCAGCCGCCATCTGGGAGTCGCTGCGTGAGCAGTCCCGCAAGATCCAGTTCCAGGGAAACCTGCATGAGCTATGCAGCACCCGGGCCCGCCTGGCCAGTGCCCGGGGCTCGCCGGCTGCTGAGACCAACCAGGAGACGCTGCGGGGCTCGGCCACCCCCCTGCCCCTCAGCCTCCTGCCCCTGCTAGCCCTGCCACTGCTGGCGCCATGGGTCTAG